Below is a window of Camelina sativa cultivar DH55 chromosome 11, Cs, whole genome shotgun sequence DNA.
TCGAATCGATCGATTTGGGTTTTGCAATCCCGTGAAATGAAACAGATcgaagtacaaaaaaaaaaagataggagAAATCGCGAAAAAAACTTACAAGAAGGAAGAGATTGGGGTTTCTTGAGCTGGAACGGAGAGGAGCTTAAGCTGCTTCAAATTCGATTTGATCTTcaccattttttcaattttcttggGATTATCgctctctaactctctctttatttctttctagggttttgtaaaaaataagcAATTTCAAGATAGTgtggagagaagaagacgacgattcTTCAATCGTAACGGACTTATTGATTTTGAACGCGTGAGACCGggaaaagtaataaaataacaaaatcatagttaaaatcaagaattaaatgGGCTTTGATTTATAGATGCGGCCCATTAATTGCACCACAACAGAACCATTCCACCACCGGTTATCTCTGGTATGTTTGACAGCTGGCGATAATAACAATCttaattgcttttgttttgttttttggttttggagatccgaattatataattatttgagtgttgataaaattaaaaaccaaattttcattactttttgttttgtcggtTTGAAATTATGTTTCTCCCACACTTTATGAATTGTTAAGCAAAATATGTATTTTGTGATcaaattgattattttatttagagtATATACAAAAGGTCAAAAGctcaacaaaaaattaaattccatgggaccaatttttttaatttataataggGTAGTTTTGAGAATAACGCATAAATAACGGGCGactaaagtaaaagaaaaaaagttggaatAATAATGGAATCTCTCAAAGAGCTTAGCGGAATCCAGACAATTCTATCAAATCTAATTAATTGTACTGTCTGAGGCCCGCTTCGTTCCCGACCAGTGTTCCAACTtctgacaagaaaaaataaaataactaaactaGTTTCCCACTCTCGctgtagagagagaaagagagagcttttAACGAAGctttttttggtagagagagaaaaaagctTCGAACTTTATTTCagaaaatcgaagaagaaggagctGCCAGAAGATAAAGCTTCCTTCTTTCGAGGAAAGGAAGCAAACCAAAGCAATGACGACGAGAGACTTCAAGCTCATCTTCTCCATttctcttctgcttctgcttctacTTCTGggtttgtctctctctctctctctcactcatatCTTTCTCTCTTGTAGTATTATTCACTTCAAGAGCGGTCTGAGACTTTGTTCTGAATTTGAGCAGCAAAAGTATCACTCAATGGTTTCCAATTTCGATTCTTGCTTAAATAGATTCTGTCTACTGTAGACTTACAAGTACATGGAGCTATAATAATTGCATAATTTGAAACCCTCATTCCAATTTTGAGCTTTTTAGACATCTTCTAGACATTTGATTCTGTCTTTTTCCCTTTGCCCCTAATTTTGGCAGACTGTTGCTACGGTGGCAAGGTCGGAGTTTGTTACGGAAGAAGCGCCGACGACCTTCCAACACCGGCAAAAGTTGTTCAATTGATTCAACAGCACAACATCAAATACGTCAGAATCTATGATTACAATTCACAAGTCCTCAAAGCATTTGGAAACACAAGCATTGAGCTTATGATTGGTGTTCCAAACTCCGATCTCAACGCTTTCTCACAATCCCAAGCAAATGTAGACACGTGGCTCAAGAACAGCGTCTTACCATACTATCCAACGACCAAGATCACTTACATTACCGTTGGAGCTGAATCTACTGACGATCCACACATCAATGCTTCATCTTTCGTTGTCCCCGCTATGCAGAATGTGTTAACCGGTCTTCGAAAAGTCGGTTTGAGTAAGAGAATCAAAGTTTCGACGACTCTTTCCCTCGGTGTTCTCTCTAGATCTTTCCCTCCTTCTGCTGGAGCGTTCAACAGCAGCTACGCTTATTTCTTGAGACCAATGCTTGAGTTCCTTGCAGAGAATAAGTCACCTTTCATGATCGATCTTTATCCCTACTACGCTTACAGAGATTCTCCAAACAATGTGTCTTTGGATTATGTCTTGTTTGAGTCTTCCTCTGAAGTGATTGACCCAAACACTGGTTTGCTTTACAAGAACATGTTTGATGCTCAAGTTGATGCTCTCTATTACGCTCTCACGGCTTTAAACTTCAGGACAATCAAGATTATGGTTACTGAGACTGGATGGCCAACCAAAGGTTCACCAAAGGAGAAAGCTGCTGCGTCTCCTGACAACGCTGAGACTTACAATTCAAACATAATCCGCCATGTGGTTACTAACCAAGGCACACCTGCAAAGCCAGGAGAGGCGATGAACGTTTATATATTCTCGTTGTTTAACGAGAATAGGAAAACGGGTTTAGATTCAGAGAGAAACTGGGGATTGTTTTACCCTGATCAGACAAGTGTTTATCAGTTGGATTTCACGGGAAAGAGCAACGGGTTTCACTCGAATTCGAGTGGTACAAACTCTAGTGGGAATAGTAATAGTTGGTGCATCGCTTCTTCTAAAGCTTCAGAGAGAGATCTGAAAGGTGCTTTGGATTGGGCCTGTGGTCCTGGAAATGTTGATTGCACCGCTATTCAACCGAGCCAGCCTTGTTTCCAACCAGATAATTTGGTTTCTCATGCTTCTTTCGTGTTCAATAGCTATTTCCAGCAGAATAGAGCAACAGACGTCGCTTGTAGCTTTGGAGGAGCTGGTGTTAAGGTCAACAAGGACCCTAGTAAGTAAACAAAATCACCAGCTTTCACTTGTTCAAAATCACAAATCAACAGTCTTAATCTGATTCAATGTTGTTGCAGGTTATGACAAATGCATATACATAACTGCAGGAGGGTATGTCATAAAAGATAGTCGTTTCAGATTTGCAAAGTGAAGAACAATACATTCTCATTCTTACTAATTTGTTAAAACCTTTCTGCAGGAACAAAACCAAGGCGACGAATGCAACTGCATTGACCTCCTCTGCTTCAACTTCACGCGGAAACCAACTACTCAGATGGATTTTTAAACTCTGTCTCATGATCTCGTTGTCCTTGAGTTTGCAAACTATGAATTCACAAGAACTGTAACCCCAGAATCTGAAAGAATTTTGAGTCAGTGTTTTTGCAGGAATGTAGCAGtagcgagaaaaaaaaatgcaaaatctgTTCCTGAATAGTTTAGTTTGGTCTAGAAATTGTGAGCGTTTATGATTGTCGTTCTTTCTGCAGTGAAATCGTTGTACAGACATTCTATCTGAAATCTTGTCTGAAATCAGCCAATTGTATCCATAGTCTTGTTATCTGAGATTCTGACACTGAAATTCACAAAAATCACCATCTGCATAAACCATTCATGAACTCTAAAGCTTAAGAACCACACTCACTGCCCattcattaaaattttcaactcaGCCACAAATGGAGACAATATCATATTGTTATAGAAATCATACAACTCCAAGATCCATCACATGGTAGGTAATACACAGTCGAATGATCGATCaccttcaatatatatatatatatatatatagttttctctCACGACACAACTAGAATATTACATCAGCAACATGAATATAGCATAAGCTAGGTTCAGAGCCCTGATTCGATGAGGTAGTCACCGAGCCTCTCCACAACCATATTGCATTGTCCAGGAGTCATTGGTTCATCATAGATACCAAAGACCATTGCTTGGGTGGTCTTCTTGATGGTAACACCACCAGTTCCCTACAATGGAAGCAAAAGCAACatcaattcattaaaaaaaacaagttagcaGAGTGAAACAAAAGATCCATCAAACTcaagacaaaaatcaaaaatttctagTTACCTTCTTTCCTCGAATGACGGCATTTGGCTCTCCTTGGATTACCATGTACTTGTTGCCACCAAGGAACAATCCTGTTGGAGCAAGTGTTCCAGGTTCAGCAAAATCTTTGTTGATGCCTTCGATTTCTTCTGGCTTcaactaaaacaacaacaacaacaaatacagAAAGATCAGAACGAGCTACATAACCAGCATTACTTAAACAACTAGTATCTTGAAGAACTACAAAACCCATGAACATATAAATCAGGAAACCAAACTCAACAACACAAAAAGGTTCTCCATTTCAAAAGTCACAACTTCTCTCAATTGAAGCGAGCTTTAAAAACTAGTGAATCGAACTTTTTCTACTGCatctttttgcaattttataacCACAAGAACATATGaatcataaaaccaaaaccaaaccagaacAAAAATGCTCAATTTTGGTGATTCTGTAGCTAAAGctagaaaaaaatcaaacgcATGAGCTAATATTGATCACATAGTGATACTAATTCaatcttaaacaaataaagGTTGTAAATTTCAACACAGATCTAACCAACAAAAAGGTAAAACGCGTGTAGCAAGTAAGAATCAGCACTTTGGTAAAAGACCTAACCTGAGGGAAACTGGTGCTCTGAGCCCAGACACTACCGTCTTGACCGAGAACTGCAGCGGCAATGAGGCGGTTGCCTTCAACATCGCACATCAAGTGATCGTCGACGTAAGTCTGCCacgacatcttcttctttcttctttctttgcttcttcttcttctttgtggtTTATAGGAATCGGAATGTTCTAGAGTCTAGAGAGATAGCGTCGAAACTACGAGTGTGTGTGGCAGTGGCATTTACGCAAATATAGAGAATTTATACATGCTTGACACGTGCCAGTACATCTCTTTTTCTTAACAagtttttttccccttttgtcctttttgattataattaatttagtagGCCTTAACTCGTCTTAATGGGGCCTTAatacgtttttattttgtaatggaGGGGTGATTTTGTAAATATGTCTAATATCGTTGAAGAACATTAATGATGAAATAAAAACGTTGACCATATAAACTCGTTGAAATAGTTTTCTCCCCGGCGACGACCGATGAAACGGAGAAAGATGACGACGAGACGCATCGGCGATCTTCTCGTttcgaggaagaagaatatgGGTTCTAAAGGAGATAAAACAAAGAGAGCTCTAATCGGAGCTGGTGGTCGGATCCTGTTTTACCCAACTCTTGTTTACAACCTCGTCCGCTTCAAACTCCAGTCTCAGTTCCGATGGTGGGATCAAATCGATGAggtcttttagttttttttgttaatttgatttCCTGAGAAAGTGAGCAAGTTCCTATATTTAGTTTCTGATCACTATATTCCACTAAACTTTGTTGCTAATGAGATTCAAAGGACATAACTTTATAGCATTAGGAAATAGGAATCCGAAATAGGAAGCAATTTTGATGTTAAAGGTCAGATTTTTCAGACGATCTAAAAGTCAGGATTGTTTCTGCCTGTGTAGTTATGTAGTAGACTGTTGAAATTAGAGCTCTTTCTTCAAATCTTTTGTGTATCAATTGAGTCTATGTGACGTTTATCTGATACataaagctttttgttttgttttgtgtgtgtgttcagTATCTTCTGATGGGAGCTGTTCCATTTCGTAAGGATGTTCCGAGGTTAAAACATCTAGGTATTGGTGGCGTAATCACTCTTAATGAACCTTTTGAGACTTTGGTACCATCCTCTTTGTACaatgtaggtttttttttaatgcccCCAAGTCTTGTAAAATCTGTATTGTGGAGTATTTTGATGATTTcacaattgttttttaaagGCTTATGAAATGGAGCATCTAGTGATACCAACACGTGATTACCTGTTTGCTCCTTTGATTGCTGACATAACTCAAGCTGTCAACTTCATTCACAGTGAGTGTGATGTGATGCCGTGCTCCCTTTTACCCTTATTTGCATTTAGTTTAGTCATGTTGTTTACTATGTGTATTCCCTTTTTATGTAACAGAGAATGCTTTGCTTGGTAAAACAACTTATGTCCATTGCAAAGCTGGCCGAGGAAGAAGTACAACCGTTGTTCTCTGCTATCTGGCAAGTCCATAGATTAACCTGCGTTGGTCCATTAATGAATACCTTCTCACTAAcatgttcttctcttttttttttatcagattgaGCATAAGGGTATGACCGTAGCTGCAGCTTTTGAACACGTCCGGGCGATAAGACCACGTGTTTTACTGCATCCTTCGCAGAGGAAGGTAAATCTTGTCAGCTGTATCGATACACACGCCTCATCTATGAAACAGTCATATAATGAAGCTGCAAAACATGatcttctttttgtgtgtgtgtgtgtgattctTTAATACAGAGTCTatgattttgtttctaaatGATTGTGATTTTCATGTGTAATTAGGTTGTTGAGGAATATAACAACAGACTACAATCTCCTTTTGAGTGAATCAGCAGTTCCAGCATCGATCAAAAGCTAGTCAGGAGTTTTTTTTGCAAAGACTTCTCTGCTTCCTTTTTGGTTCtgttaaaatttatggttttgacCCTCTGATCCGGCTTGGTTCCTGCAAAATTGTGGCCGGTCCAGCTGATTAATTATTGAATATTATTGATTAACAACAATTGTTCATAGTACAATTTTGTagtgttatatataatttgattttggtcTTACCAGTAGGGTGGAAACGTTAACCACTCTGCATTTTGCTGTGGGTTTGCTTCTGAATGCTCCTGCGAATTTAATCAATATTCACCATGCAGTAACCACATAACTTATTTGTTAGAACAATCACgtatcaaattaattaaatacacATGTTGGTTAGAAACTTACGTCTTCTGTGGAAGTAGCTGTGGTACAACCCATTATTAGGTCTTCTAATCCCGAACCAGACGACCGACCTCTTAATTGCTGCTgctgtcattttatatatacgaATACTCACTTTTCTTATGTCATAAAATAAAAGCACCAATACTAATTAATAGTACTAGTAACCAttctaacaaaaataaacagtTCATTGACGCAAGTCATTTATGCTTTTCCACTTTTGCGACTTTGCAAactaatttactttttatatatgcGACA
It encodes the following:
- the LOC104728940 gene encoding glucan endo-1,3-beta-glucosidase 13, whose protein sequence is MTTRDFKLIFSISLLLLLLLLDCCYGGKVGVCYGRSADDLPTPAKVVQLIQQHNIKYVRIYDYNSQVLKAFGNTSIELMIGVPNSDLNAFSQSQANVDTWLKNSVLPYYPTTKITYITVGAESTDDPHINASSFVVPAMQNVLTGLRKVGLSKRIKVSTTLSLGVLSRSFPPSAGAFNSSYAYFLRPMLEFLAENKSPFMIDLYPYYAYRDSPNNVSLDYVLFESSSEVIDPNTGLLYKNMFDAQVDALYYALTALNFRTIKIMVTETGWPTKGSPKEKAAASPDNAETYNSNIIRHVVTNQGTPAKPGEAMNVYIFSLFNENRKTGLDSERNWGLFYPDQTSVYQLDFTGKSNGFHSNSSGTNSSGNSNSWCIASSKASERDLKGALDWACGPGNVDCTAIQPSQPCFQPDNLVSHASFVFNSYFQQNRATDVACSFGGAGVKVNKDPSYDKCIYITAGGNKTKATNATALTSSASTSRGNQLLRWIFKLCLMISLSLSLQTMNSQEL
- the LOC104726205 gene encoding profilin-5-like produces the protein MSWQTYVDDHLMCDVEGNRLIAAAVLGQDGSVWAQSTSFPQLKPEEIEGINKDFAEPGTLAPTGLFLGGNKYMVIQGEPNAVIRGKKGTGGVTIKKTTQAMVFGIYDEPMTPGQCNMVVERLGDYLIESGL
- the LOC104726207 gene encoding putative dual specificity protein phosphatase DSP8; its protein translation is MKRRKMTTRRIGDLLVSRKKNMGSKGDKTKRALIGAGGRILFYPTLVYNLVRFKLQSQFRWWDQIDEYLLMGAVPFRKDVPRLKHLGIGGVITLNEPFETLVPSSLYNAYEMEHLVIPTRDYLFAPLIADITQAVNFIHKNALLGKTTYVHCKAGRGRSTTVVLCYLIEHKGMTVAAAFEHVRAIRPRVLLHPSQRKVVEEYNNRLQSPFE